Proteins from one Panicum virgatum strain AP13 chromosome 7K, P.virgatum_v5, whole genome shotgun sequence genomic window:
- the LOC120641345 gene encoding uncharacterized protein LOC120641345, with protein sequence MTERKPHKCCGELLACQISIKTCDRRQHLQYYAIPFPKKVSIDHYPKRSPFRSSVQGRVTEMESAIPNPPNARIAVVTGGNKGIGLEVCRQLAGAGVTVVLTARDETRGAAAVEKLREAGLSDVIFHQLEITDAPSIARLADFLKARFGKLDILINNASILGVEYLLDPSLTSEEKFSGMDKGQRLEWLTSGVRGTYDAAREGLQTNYYGTKHVIEALLPLLQASSDGRIVNVSSEWGLRLITNEELKQELNDVEKLTEARLDEVLDAFLNDFKAGELGARGWPEHFSAYKVSKVTMNAYSRILATRHPELRVNCAHPGYVNTDMSIHSGPLTPEEGAANVVKVALLPEGGVTGAFFADGEEAPFVVAVVTGGNKGIGLEVCRQLASNGITVILTARNEERGAAAVEKLRDEAGLSDVIFHQLEVTDAQSIARLAGFLKERFGKLDILVNNAAIGGVQILPVQDLSAEKFSGMDARQRAEWMWENCRETCDAAKAGIQTNYYGTKNVTEALLPLLQASSDGRIVNVSSDFGLLSHFSSEELKQELNDVEKLTEERLDEVLATFLSDFDAGEAEARGWPAAFAAYKVAKAAMNAYSRVLARRHPEVRVNCAHPGYVKTDMTRHSGLLTPEEGARNVVTVALLPEGGPTGAFFALGQEAPFV encoded by the exons ATGACCGAACGAAAACCGCACAAATGCTGTGGAGAGCTGCTGGCGTGCCAAATATCCATCAAAACGTGTGATCGCCGTCAGCATCTGCAATACTACGCCATTCCCTTCCCAAAAAAAGTATCTATAGACCATTACCCTAAGCGCTCTCCTTTTCGCTCGAGCGTGCAGGGAAGGGTCACGGAGATGGAGAGCGCTATCCCCAATCCCCCCAACGCAAG GATCGCGGTGGTCACCGGCGGGAACAAAGGGATCGGGCTGGAGGTGTGCcggcagctcgccggcgccggcgtcacCGTCGTCTTGACGGCCCGGGACGAGACGAGGGGCGCAGCCGCCGTGGAGAAGCTCAGAGAAGCAGGGCTCTCCGATGTCATTTTCCATCAGCTGGAGATCACCGATGCCCCGAGCATCGCTAGGTTGGCTGATTTCTTGAAGGCCCGTTTTGGGAAGCTAGATATCCTG ATAAATAATGCTTCAATCCTTGGGGTTGAATACCTCCTAGATCCTTCACTGACCAGCGAGGAAAAG TTCAGTGGCATGGATAAGGGTCAGAGGCTTGAGTGGCTGACCAGTGGTGTCCGGGGGACCTACGACGCTGCCAGAGAGGGCCTGCAGACAAACTACTACGGCACCAAGCATGTCATCGAAGCCTTACTGCCGCTGCTGCAAGCTTCTTCCGATGGGAGAATCGTTAATGTCTCATCCGAATGGGGCCTAAGG CTAATCACCAACGAGGAGCTGAAGCAGGAGCTGAACGACGTCGAGAAGCTCACCGAGGCGAGGCTGGACGAGGTGCTCGACGCGTTCCTGAACGACTTCAAGGCTGGGGAGCTGGGGGCGCGCGGGTGGCCGGAGCATTTCTCGGCGTACAAGGTGTCCAAGGTGACCATGAACGCCTACTCGAGGATCCTGGCGACGCGGCACCCCGAGCTGCGCGTCAACTGCGCGCATCCCGGCTACGTGAACACCGACATGAGCATCCACTCCGGGCCCCTGACGCCCGAGGAGGGCGCGGCCAACGTGGTGAAGGTGGCGCTGCTGCCGGAGGGCGGGGTCACCGGCGCCTTCTTTGCAGACGGCGAGGAGGCGCCGTTCGT GGTTGCTGTGGTCACCGGCGGGAACAAAGGGATCGGACTGGAGGTGTGCAGGCAGCTGGCCAGCAATGGCATCACCGTCATCTTAACAGCCAGGAACGAGgagaggggcgccgccgccgtggagaagCTCAGAGACGAAGCAGGGCTCTCCGATGTCATCTTCCATCAGCTGGAGGTCACCGATGCTCAGAGCATTGCTCGATTGGCTGGCTTCCTGAAGGAACGTTTCGGGAAGCTAGACATCCTG GTAAATAATGCCGCTATCGGCGGGGTTCAGATACTTCCCGTCCAAGATCTGAGCGCCGAAAAG TTCAGTGGCATGGATGCGAGGCAGAGGGCTGAATGGATGTGGGAAAATTGCCGGGAGACATGCGACGCTGCAAAGGCAGGGATCCAGACCAACTACTACGGCACAAAGAACGTAACCGAAGCACTTCTGCCTCTGCTGCAAGCCTCCTCTGATGGAAGGATTGTCAATGTCTCCTCCGACTTCGGGCTGCTAAGC CATTTCAGCAGCGAGGAGCTGAAGCAGGAGCTGAACGACGTCGAGAAGCTCACCGAGGAGAGGCTGGACGAGGTGCTGGCCACGTTCCTGAGCGACTtcgacgccggcgaggcggaggcgcgcgggtggccggcggcgttCGCGGCGTAcaaggtggccaaggcggccatGAACGCCTACTCGAGGGTCCTGGCGAGGCGGCACCCCGAGGTGCGCGTCAACTGCGCGCACCCCGGCTACGTGAAGACCGACATGACCAGGCACTCGGGcctgctgacgcccgaggaggGCGCGCGCAACGTGGTGACGGTGGCGCTGCTCCCGGAAGGCGGGCCCACCGGCGCCTTCTTCGCGTTGGGCCAGGAGGCGCCGTTCGTGTGA
- the LOC120641344 gene encoding LIM domain-containing protein PLIM2b, with amino-acid sequence MSFTGTQDKCTACEKTVHFIDLLTADGVPYHKTCFKCSHCKGILSMCSYSSMDGVLYCKTHFEQLFKETGSFSKKFAPGGKSSDKGDLARAPSKLSSAFSGTQDKCAACQKTVYPLEKLTLEGESYHKSCFKCSHGGCILTGASYAALNGVLYCKIHFAQLFMEKGSYSHMKKKSASQEVIPDVAGEEQPPEPAPPQEEKEEDN; translated from the exons ATGTCTTTCACCGGCACGCAGGACAAGTGCACGGCCTGCGAGAAGACCGTCCATTTCATCGACCTCCTCACGGCCGACGGCGTCCCCTACCACAAGACATGCTTCAAGTGCAGCCACTGCAAAGGGATCCTCTCG ATGTGCAGCTACTCTTCCATGGACGGCGTGCTGTACTGCAAGACCCACTTCGAGCAGCTCTTCAAGGAGACGGGGAGCTTCTCCAAGAAGTTCGCGCCAG GTGGCAAATCTTCAGACAAGGGTGACCTG GCAAGAGCCCCAAGCAAGCTATCATCTGCATTTTCTGGGACCCAAGACAAGTGCGCAGCATGCCAGAAAACAGTGTACCCGCTGGAGAAG TTAACCTTGGAAGGCGAGTCCTACCACAAGAGCTGCTTCAAGTGCTCTCACGGGGGCTGCATCTTGACCGGCGCCTCCTACGCCGCGCTCAACGGCGTCTTGTACTGCAAGATCCACTTTGCGCAGCTGTTCATGGAGAAGGGGAGCTACAGCCACATGAAGAAGAAGAGCGCGTCGCAGGAGGTAATCCCGGACGTGGCTGGCGAGGAGCAACCGCCGGAACCGGCGCCACCGCAAGAAGAGAAGGAAGAGGACAACTAG
- the LOC120641342 gene encoding salutaridine reductase-like isoform X2: protein MRCNRVAVVTGGNKGIGLEVCRQLASRGVMVILTARDEKRGSEAVEMLHESGLPDVQFHRLDVSDPSGAARLAEFIKEKFGRLDILINNAGVIGASATAQIDTTTAIQEMLVGKSAMERLQWLLQSSTESYEEAEECLKINYFGTKFVTEALLPILLPSSDGRLINVSSNYGLLRYFSGENLKQELSDVDNLTVERLDEMSELFLKDYKNGQLKSNGWPDDSEYLAYKVSKALINGYTRIMSKKYPELRINSVHPGYCKTDFNFDTGEYTAEDGASCIVSVALLPVGGPTGVFFFRTEEAPFV from the exons ATGCGTTGCAACAG GGTTGCTGTTGTCACAGGTGGGAACAAAGGAATTGGGCTGGAGGTATGCAGGCAGCTGGCTTCCAGGGGTGTCATGGTGATCCTGACGGCAAGGGACGAGAAAAGGGGGTCAGAAGCAGTGGAGATGCTTCATGAGTCGGGGCTTCCTGATGTTCAGTTTCACCGGTTGGACGTCAGTGATCCATCCGGTGCGGCCCGTCTGGCTGAGTTCATCAAGGAGAAGTTTGGCAGGCTAGATATACTG ATCAATAATGCAGGAGTTATTGGTGCAAGTGCAACTGCACAGATTGATACCACAACAGCAATTCAGGAAATG CTCGTAGGCAAGAGCGCAATGGAGAGGCTCCAATGGTTGCTGCAGAGCTCCACGGAGAGCTACGAGGAAGCAGAAGAATGTCTGAAAATAAACTACTTCGGCACCAAATTTGTGACCGAGGCACTTCTCCCTATCCTCCTGCCCTCCTCTGACGGACGGCTCATCAACGTGTCATCCAACTACGGACTCCTCCGA TATTTCAGCGGCGAAAATCTTAAGCAGGAGCTGAGCGACGTTGACAATCTGACAGTAGAGAGGCTGGACGAGATGTCTGAACTGTTCCTGAAAGACTACAAGAATGGTCAGTTGAAATCTAACGGATGGCCTGACGATTCTGAATACCTGGCCTACAAAGTGTCCAAGGCTCTGATCAATGGCTACACCAGGATAATGTCGAAGAAGTACCCGGAGTTGCGCATCAACAGCGTGCACCCTGGCTACTGCAAGACTGACTTCAACTTTGACACTGGCGAATACACCGCAGAGGATGGTGCCAGTTGCATTGTTTCGGTGGCCCTATTGCCGGTGGGAGGCCCAACAGGTGTGTTCTTCTTCCGCACAGAAGAAGCACCATTTGTGTAG
- the LOC120641342 gene encoding (+)-neomenthol dehydrogenase-like isoform X1, with protein sequence MRCNRLILFQSPSSTSLPVFPLALQHSEPGVMERSSCPDPSDKRVAVVTGGNKGIGLEVCRQLASRGVMVILTARDEKRGSEAVEMLHESGLPDVQFHRLDVSDPSGAARLAEFIKEKFGRLDILINNAGVIGASATAQIDTTTAIQEMLVGKSAMERLQWLLQSSTESYEEAEECLKINYFGTKFVTEALLPILLPSSDGRLINVSSNYGLLRYFSGENLKQELSDVDNLTVERLDEMSELFLKDYKNGQLKSNGWPDDSEYLAYKVSKALINGYTRIMSKKYPELRINSVHPGYCKTDFNFDTGEYTAEDGASCIVSVALLPVGGPTGVFFFRTEEAPFV encoded by the exons ATGCGTTGCAACAG GCTGATCCTTTTCCAAAGCCCAAGCAGCACATCGCTGCCTGTCTTCCCTCTGGCCTTGCAGCATAGCGAGCCTGGAGTGATGGAAAGGAGCAGCTGCCCCGATCCTTCTGACAAAAG GGTTGCTGTTGTCACAGGTGGGAACAAAGGAATTGGGCTGGAGGTATGCAGGCAGCTGGCTTCCAGGGGTGTCATGGTGATCCTGACGGCAAGGGACGAGAAAAGGGGGTCAGAAGCAGTGGAGATGCTTCATGAGTCGGGGCTTCCTGATGTTCAGTTTCACCGGTTGGACGTCAGTGATCCATCCGGTGCGGCCCGTCTGGCTGAGTTCATCAAGGAGAAGTTTGGCAGGCTAGATATACTG ATCAATAATGCAGGAGTTATTGGTGCAAGTGCAACTGCACAGATTGATACCACAACAGCAATTCAGGAAATG CTCGTAGGCAAGAGCGCAATGGAGAGGCTCCAATGGTTGCTGCAGAGCTCCACGGAGAGCTACGAGGAAGCAGAAGAATGTCTGAAAATAAACTACTTCGGCACCAAATTTGTGACCGAGGCACTTCTCCCTATCCTCCTGCCCTCCTCTGACGGACGGCTCATCAACGTGTCATCCAACTACGGACTCCTCCGA TATTTCAGCGGCGAAAATCTTAAGCAGGAGCTGAGCGACGTTGACAATCTGACAGTAGAGAGGCTGGACGAGATGTCTGAACTGTTCCTGAAAGACTACAAGAATGGTCAGTTGAAATCTAACGGATGGCCTGACGATTCTGAATACCTGGCCTACAAAGTGTCCAAGGCTCTGATCAATGGCTACACCAGGATAATGTCGAAGAAGTACCCGGAGTTGCGCATCAACAGCGTGCACCCTGGCTACTGCAAGACTGACTTCAACTTTGACACTGGCGAATACACCGCAGAGGATGGTGCCAGTTGCATTGTTTCGGTGGCCCTATTGCCGGTGGGAGGCCCAACAGGTGTGTTCTTCTTCCGCACAGAAGAAGCACCATTTGTGTAG